The segment tgtgatttttttctgcttgtgcTTTCATTGTGTGTCCCTTGGGGAAGCTTGGCTGTACCATCCCCTGTCGCTGTTGTGAGACTGCTGCAGAATTTCCACCTTCTTGGTTTTCTTGTATCCCTTTTAACCACCCCTCTTCCTGCAGCCTGTCCTGGGTATCCTGTGTTCCAACCTTTCACTGTCCCAGTGGCTCTCTGCAGTGATTATTGTTGCTaaattcacttttgtttctaacaTGAAGGATTAATTTGAGACTATAGAGTGAAATGATCCTCCTGCTCTTTATTTTTTACTCTTTGGGAAAGGTGTTATCCTCCTCTCATCCTGCATCTTTTCACCTGATGCAGAGTTGGTATTTTAGATTAAAATGAGCTCTGAGAGTTTGTGTTTTCTCTGCTTATCTGTTTGGAGACTTCTCTTcattctgctgcttttcataCCAAAGATGTTATTTCCCTAGAAAAAGTGAGCTTCATGGAACCCTTTCAGGGTAGAGCACAGCTGTCTGATCTTATCTGGGCCTGACAGATGCCTACCCTTCCCACCAAGCTCCACTGTCTTATTGAAAGAATTACCTGTTTCTACAAtctttgcatttaaaaatgatCTGCATACATATGCTTGGAAAGTAGGGCTTATTTTAATAATGTGAAGGAAACACAATAAGATGTTAGAGAGAGATGCCATAACAAGTGGAATTACTTTTATCACTTCCTTGTTCCATCACCCATTTCAGTGTAATTGTCTTATTTGTGTTGGCTTCTCCTTTGGAAGAACACATAGCAATTTCCAAATGTTTAATTAAaacctcacaacgcttctgtgATGTGAATGCTGTAAATGAAAGAGAGTAGATAGAGCCTTTTTAAAGCAACTTTTGTCTTAAGTATTTGTTACATTTTATCTATCACCAAAACAGGGTGCACCATAGCTTACTTGTATGTAGATATCAAATCCTTGCAAAGAGGGAGATTTCTTGGCACCACAGGGAATATCCTCCATGGTGGGCTACTGGTTACTCTTCTTTATTCATCcatgccttctctttctccttcctctctgaGGAAGTCAAACTCCTTGCTGTACAATGTCAAAAGCGGGATGAATCTTCAAGGTTCCAAAAACTTTGTACTATGTTGTAACAGCTAAAAGATTTCACTTGAAATAAGAATCTGGGCTGCCTGGATATGAATGTATATTCAAATTTTGAGAAGGGTTTTAAGGAAATACATCCACAGCAGCCAGTTTAGTTCTTCTCACTATTAAGAAATGTCACTTTTCCACCTAAGCTTTTATGAAACTCTACAGTATTTTTTATCCcagtaataattttcttttcctcccccaCAATCCTCATATTGATTCATTGCAACCATTTTTCTTCAACCTTCAAAGGATTCCTGGTGTAAAAGATCTCCCAGATCTCTTGCCTTTGTAGCATGCTATTTTAGCTAATTTCATATAAATTCATTCTCCTCACCTTGTATTATCCAGTAGCTCTTACTATTAATCAAGACATCATTCTCTTTTTTCAAAGGTGTTATTTAGGCAGTCAGTTTAGGTTTGATATAAATTTTGGTGATATTCTCTCAATGAAGTGTCAGCAGTCTCACAGTGCAGCAGGCCAAAGAACAGAAACGTGCCAGGGACTGCTTCCACTCTGGGCTCTTTTGTCTGCCCTGATGAACTTCCACTGATGAATCAtcctcttcctttcttctccctcctttttgccccatcctttccttccctcctgTGTTTGGCACTTAGGATAATGCCCAGGCCCTGAGCAAAGGAGCTCACTTTTCATTTTCCCAAGCTTTCCACCCACTTCCCTTCTCTGCTGCCAATGCACACACATGGTGCATTCATACACATCAGTATGCTGCTGAAATCTTGGAGAGATAGATTTGAAAAAGGTAAAGAAAAACATTGAATCTTGAGATGGCTATAGAAGAGAACTTTCATCTTAATGTTTGCAGTTTGTTGTTTAAATTAGTAGCAAAAATACTGTTTATTTTAGCAAATATAATCACATTTTGCAAACAAATACAGATTTTTGTAAAGAAGCAGATTTTCCATGAAAGAGAACTTCTGTTTTGTAGAACAGAAGTGAAAATAGAAGCTAACATATGAAACTACTTTGACTTACATTATGATTAATTCATAAATAACCAAAAACTATGTTCAAATGCTTCTTTAAACTTAACCAGTAAAATCAAACAACATGATTTATTCACTTTGCTTGGTGCTGTTTTTATACAGTGATGTAGCAGGCTAAGTAAAATGATTTATACAAAGTACCATGCTTGGATTATTTTAACAATAATTTAATAGGATCTGAGACCAAATGGTGTGTATCTCACTGTTTCTGCTTTATTCATGCATCATGTAAATTGAATAGCCAAGTGTTTACAGGAAAACAAAGCTGGGATTGGCATCAGGCATGACTCTGTTCATACACACAGAACAGAATGCACTCACAAATAAGTCAAACCCCCAATATCTGCAGAACTAGAGGTGGTTTGGCACCTCTGGAAAAACTCACATTATTCCAATGCCTCACCACCAAGTAAGGTACTTGCTCTCAGACACCCTCAAGATTTTGACTTGTATATTTGTGCATGCCATGAATAAAGCTGCTCCATGATTAAAAAAGTAGGACTGATAAGACACACAATCTCACACAGTAAAAAGTCGGTAAAATATTGAATGATGATGAGCTCTTTATATGTTCATTGTGAGTCCTCAATGCATCTGTGTCTccagaaattaaattcttttccCTTGATTTATAGAAAACCCATTACAGAGTAACAGCTCGAtcttgaaggtttttttttttttttttttctttttctcctggggTTAGAGAAGTTTTACATTACAAATAAATTTCGGCAAAGTGAAGGATTTGTCCCCAATTTTCCTCATTTAAATACACACACTTACAAATACATAAAAGTTCCTCAGAGAAATCACGGTTATAATTGCTTTGGATAGACATTATCTGTCTATACCATAAATATTTGGGCCACAGTGCTCTGGGGTCTAATTTCTGCCACGATCAATCAGTGTTGCTGAAACTCCTGTATTATTTAGTAATTGAAACCCTGAGAAAATCTTCAAGCCCAGTTGAATTCAACAGTTTATCCTGAGTAAAGAGAGAAGAATTTAATGTTACACTGAGCCACATTAAACAGGAGAGAAGGCCAAGTTGTTAGGGGCTGCTTCTGCTTTTGTCATTGGAAAGCATTTTGTATAAACCCTTTACaaaactggggagaaaaaagccCTTTTAAAGGGAGAACACCAAATTCCTGTAGGATTGTAGAAATTATTCATGAGAGTTTCAATTTATGAGATTTCAGCTCTTTGGTACAGAAGTGGACTTCACATTTTGTACTCATTTCCTTTAACAACTGAGTATAAGGATATCTCATTAAATCCACATATACTCCATTTGCCAAGAGCTACACTAAAAACTCTTAAAACTGCAATAAAATCACAGCATTTTGAAAacctgaaataaataattttattgtcTTTCTTACAAATTCCAAAATTCAGAGCATACTCAATGAAAAATTTTCCTAAAACTGTTTGAAACTGAATTATGTTTTGTCATTTTAGGGTATAATATGAAATGATACAGCTAAATGAATAAATTAGTGTTAATAGTGTTAACATAAGTTTTATGTCTATAAAGAGGTCAGATACTTTGGTTTAATGGGTTCATAAGAATGTAGGGCCTAACTATAAGATCAGCTTTAATTGTAGAGTAAATAACTTTTTAAAGGACAATTTTTTTCAAGTTGATTAAAAAAGTCCAGGAAGATATGTTTGTAGAACTCTATACCCACACATAGAGGCCAACAcaacacaaaaattaaaaaaaaaaaaaaaaaaacactttatgCAAAACTGTAAAGAGTTCCAGCTTCACAAATCATtgccaaaacaaacaaagaccATGATCTGGCAGCAATTGAAAGTTCCTcattaaaaaaagattaatgatagaaaccttctaaaagcaaAAATCTCCTCTCAATCCAGGAAAACACAGCCTGTGGCTTTTAATAACTGAAGAGACTGATGTGATGTGGAATCTCTAGGGCTTTGCttggtatttttctttgttgGAATTCAAAGGAAGAGCTTATTGCATTTTTGTAGGTACAGCAGATTTTTCCTCATTGTGCTACAGAAAAAGTGGCCACTGTGTGTTGGGCAGGGGAGAAGGGAAGCTAAAAAGGTGAAGTTGTATAGGAGTCCACCATGACTTTGCTCTTGCCAAGTTCTTCATAACGTCTGCCAGGATTTGCTTTGCATTTATGTAGGGCAAGAAGAGAAAACTCTGTACAGAAAAGAAAGTGAGCAACACTGTGCTGCTTCTTCAGCCCTCATGTTTGGCCAGAGCAGCAAGGCTGGCCAGGAGCACAGATGGCATcagggagggaaaaaggagaCAAGTTCTCCTTGCAGCACTTCTTGGAGCGGCACGGTTACCAAGCTCTCAAAGAGTACAGAGTGCCTCCCAAAGTAAAAAATTAAGATTAATAAAAGCCCaattaattatattataaatAGCTAttaaaaacattgaaaaattAACCTCTGTGTTTCTTAGAATCCAGCATTACTGGGGTTTAAGATTTTAGCCTGCTGGTTCACTAATGTCCAAATCTGAAAACAGAATATGCTTATTTGCCTTTTAGAGttacttctgaaagaaaaaaaaaatacaagttagTAAGCTGAGGGGAGATAAACAACCTCAGTGATGTACAGGGCACAATTATGGAACGAGCTGGGCGATCGGTAAAAGCCCTTGGGAAACCCTCCTTGCCAGACAGATTTAGGAATATCCCGTGTTATTTAAAGACTGGCAGGACTCACACTGTTAATAAGAAAAGAGCATCGCTTACACTGCActtctcccctttcctctgctgtgctgcccaTGTCCCGTGCCTCTGTGCCTGTGCACAGCCAACGGTGCTGCTTTCACTGGAAGTTTTCCGACTTTCTGTGAACACCTCAAAATAATCTCCCAGCATCGTTGAGACCTCTCAAGCATGTCAGCTGTCGGCATcagcccctgtccccaaggcctggcgtgcagctggaggggtgggcggcagcgctgcgtgcagcccgggctgggctggaggcGTAGGGCATGGCGTGTTCATGACAGCTTCCCCTGACAGGGGACACTGTGTGTTTGGAAGTTCAAGTTTCATCATGCGACACAGGTTTAGGAGGCATCAGGATCAGGGCTTGGCCGCTGAGGTTTAACATTTCTCGCGCTAAAATAGCTGCAGCGCCAGGTGCAACTGTCCCAACAGAGGCAGTGAATTTAATTTGTAAAACGCCCTGAAAAAAACTCTCACAATATGAAACAAAGTGCATAGCCTTAAAAAGTAACTGTTTTAGGACTGTGCTATCTAAATGTAAACATGCAGCACGAGTGAGGCGATGTTACCCAGAGCAGTGGCACAGTCAGAGCAGGAGTGGTGCGAGACCTCAGCCTGTTCAGAGTCCGGTTACGCCTGCAGCAGGTGATGGTTTCTCTCTTTCTCGATGCTGTTCAATGGATAAAAACACAGGTTAGGAGGCACCAAGGACAGCACTGAACCCTTGGCCGGGTCAATCCCAAACCTGCGGGGGATACCGTTGACCTCCCCAACAGAGGCGCTCGGAAGCCGGCCCTTACCCGCTGCCGCTGGTCGCTGAGGCAGAAGGTGCAGATGGAGCGAGGCGCGGAGGCACCTGGCGGCGAGCAGGGCTGCGGGCACGGCTGAGCGGGCTGAGCGGGCTGCGGGCACGGCTGagcgggctgcgggcagggctgcgggcagggctgagcgggctgcgggcagggctgcgggcagggctgctcagcaCCCACCGCCTCGTCCTGCCGgcgctgctgcagcagcagcacgttGGCCAGGTGCGAGATGTAGCTGGACGCCA is part of the Passer domesticus isolate bPasDom1 chromosome 10, bPasDom1.hap1, whole genome shotgun sequence genome and harbors:
- the LOC135309329 gene encoding basic helix-loop-helix transcription factor scleraxis-like; the protein is MRGGGGAGQARRRRARGGGGRRAAANARERDRTHSVNTAFGALRRLIPTRPADRRLSKVETLRLASSYISHLANVLLLQQRRQDEAVGAEQPCPQPCPQPAQPCPQPCPQPAQPCPQPAQPAQPCPQPCSPPGASAPRSICTFCLSDQRQRHREREKPSPAAGVTGL